A window of Aeromicrobium sp. A1-2 contains these coding sequences:
- a CDS encoding HIT family protein, whose protein sequence is MSDGCLFCDIIAGTVPASIVLETENVVGFLDVRPVFKGHTLLVPRRHVVTLSDLPEPLIVPLFSSAQRVADAVTSGLGAQGTFVAMNNVVSQSVAHLHVHVVPRTKGDGLRGFFWPRTKYADGEAEQYAATLREALA, encoded by the coding sequence ATGAGCGACGGCTGCCTGTTCTGCGACATCATCGCCGGCACGGTCCCGGCATCCATCGTGCTGGAGACCGAGAACGTCGTGGGGTTCCTCGACGTGCGCCCGGTCTTCAAGGGCCACACCCTGCTCGTGCCGCGCCGGCACGTCGTGACGCTCTCGGACCTGCCCGAACCGCTCATCGTGCCGCTGTTCTCGTCCGCGCAGCGCGTCGCCGACGCCGTGACCTCAGGCCTTGGCGCCCAGGGAACGTTCGTCGCGATGAACAACGTCGTCTCGCAGAGCGTCGCCCACCTGCACGTGCACGTCGTTCCGCGCACCAAAGGCGATGGGCTGCGTGGCTTCTTCTGGCCCCGGACCAAGTACGCGGACGGCGAGGCCGAACAGTACGCCGCGACGCTTCGGGAGGCGCTCGCATGA
- a CDS encoding DUF5302 domain-containing protein — translation MAESEGNDQKTDMKAKFREALAKKKNQHHATAEGAEHDGSEKSHGANGPTQSPEFRRKSI, via the coding sequence ATGGCTGAATCAGAAGGTAACGACCAGAAGACCGACATGAAGGCCAAGTTCCGTGAGGCGCTGGCGAAGAAGAAGAACCAGCACCACGCGACGGCCGAGGGCGCCGAGCACGACGGCAGCGAGAAGTCTCACGGCGCCAACGGCCCGACGCAGTCCCCGGAGTTCCGCCGCAAGAGCATCTGA
- the prfB gene encoding peptide chain release factor 2, translated as MATPDFTEQTKALDATLTSIEKVLDLDAIRKEIDDLQEQVGAPDLWDDQANAQRVTGRLSVLQSEVERVMGLRERLDDIDIMHEMALEEGDAEAAAEVQRELVRIKKAIDTLEVRTLLSGEYDERDALVSIRSGAGGVDAADFALSLQRMYIRWAERHGYTVEVYDTSYAEEAGIKSTTFAVKAPYAYGTLSVEAGTHRLVRISPFDNQGRRQTSFAAVEVVPVLEETDEIDLPEDEVRVDVFRSSGPGGQSVNTTDSAVRLTHIPTGTVVSCQNEKSQLQNKASAMVILKAKLLALKKAEERAHIDELRGDVQASWGDQMRNYVLNPYQMVKDLRTEFETGNTQGVLDGEIDDFIEAGIRWRREQGI; from the coding sequence GTGGCAACACCGGACTTCACTGAGCAGACCAAGGCCCTCGACGCGACCCTGACCTCGATCGAGAAGGTCTTGGATCTCGACGCCATCCGCAAGGAGATCGACGACCTCCAGGAGCAGGTCGGCGCACCCGACCTGTGGGACGACCAGGCCAACGCCCAGCGCGTGACCGGACGTCTCTCGGTCCTGCAGTCCGAGGTCGAGCGCGTCATGGGCCTGCGCGAGCGGCTCGACGACATCGACATCATGCACGAGATGGCCCTCGAGGAGGGTGACGCCGAGGCCGCCGCCGAGGTCCAGCGTGAGCTCGTCCGGATCAAGAAGGCGATCGACACCCTCGAGGTCCGCACCCTGCTGTCGGGGGAGTACGACGAGCGCGACGCGCTGGTCTCGATCCGTTCGGGCGCCGGAGGCGTCGACGCCGCCGACTTCGCACTCTCGTTGCAGCGCATGTACATCCGCTGGGCCGAGCGTCACGGCTACACCGTCGAGGTCTACGACACGTCCTACGCCGAAGAGGCCGGCATCAAGTCGACGACGTTCGCGGTCAAGGCGCCCTATGCGTACGGCACGCTGTCGGTCGAGGCCGGCACCCACCGTCTGGTCCGCATCTCCCCATTCGACAACCAGGGCCGCCGACAGACGTCGTTCGCCGCGGTCGAGGTCGTGCCGGTGCTGGAGGAGACCGACGAGATCGACCTCCCCGAGGACGAGGTGCGGGTCGACGTCTTCCGGTCCTCGGGCCCCGGTGGCCAGAGCGTCAACACGACCGACTCGGCCGTGCGGCTGACCCACATCCCGACCGGCACCGTCGTGAGCTGCCAGAACGAGAAGAGCCAGCTGCAGAACAAGGCCAGCGCGATGGTGATCCTCAAGGCCAAGCTGCTGGCGCTCAAGAAGGCCGAGGAGCGGGCACACATCGACGAGCTGCGCGGCGACGTGCAGGCATCGTGGGGTGACCAGATGCGCAACTACGTCCTCAACCCCTACCAGATGGTCAAGGACCTGCGGACCGAGTTCGAGACCGGCAACACCCAGGGCGTCCTCGACGGCGAGATCGACGACTTCATCGAGGCCGGGATCCGCTGGCGCCGCGAGCAGGGCATCTGA
- a CDS encoding Gfo/Idh/MocA family protein gives MTDTRSELGIGMVGYAFMGAAHSQAWRTAPAFFDLPLHPRMTAICGRNEAAAAEVARRFGWESVETDWRALLTRDDIDVIDICTPGNTHAEIAIAALEAGKHVLCEKPLANTVEEAEAMAAAASAAAQHGVRAMVGFSYRRTPAVALAQQLVTSGRIGTVRHVRGQYLQDWLADENAPLSWRLDKSLAGSGALGDIGAHIIDMAQFVTGSAIASVNGLMETFVKTRPIAGTSATLGGISSGDAERGPVTVDDAAAFTARFASGAIGVFEATRFATGRKNALRLEINGTLGSIAFDLEDMNVLELFDATEDPAIAGFRRILVTEASHPYIAAWWPPGHGLGYEHGFTHQVVDLVSDIARGADPTPSFADGLAVQRVLAAVEASASDGTTHQTGAASD, from the coding sequence ATGACCGACACACGTAGCGAGCTCGGGATCGGCATGGTCGGCTACGCCTTCATGGGCGCCGCCCACTCCCAGGCCTGGCGCACTGCACCCGCCTTCTTCGACCTGCCGCTCCACCCGCGCATGACCGCGATCTGTGGCCGCAACGAGGCCGCCGCGGCCGAGGTCGCGCGCCGGTTCGGCTGGGAGTCCGTCGAGACCGACTGGCGGGCGCTGCTGACTCGCGACGACATCGATGTCATCGACATCTGCACGCCGGGCAACACGCATGCCGAGATCGCGATTGCCGCCCTCGAGGCCGGCAAGCACGTCCTGTGCGAGAAGCCTCTGGCCAACACCGTCGAGGAGGCCGAGGCCATGGCGGCTGCCGCGAGCGCGGCCGCGCAGCATGGCGTACGCGCGATGGTCGGCTTCAGCTATCGCCGCACCCCGGCAGTGGCCCTGGCCCAGCAGCTCGTGACGTCGGGCCGGATCGGCACGGTGCGCCACGTACGCGGTCAGTACCTGCAGGACTGGCTCGCAGACGAGAACGCGCCACTGAGCTGGCGGCTCGACAAGTCGCTGGCCGGCTCCGGCGCGCTCGGGGACATCGGGGCACACATCATCGACATGGCGCAGTTCGTCACCGGCTCGGCCATCGCCTCGGTGAACGGACTGATGGAGACGTTCGTCAAGACCCGCCCGATCGCGGGCACAAGCGCGACGCTCGGCGGCATCTCCTCCGGCGACGCAGAGCGCGGACCGGTGACCGTCGACGATGCGGCCGCCTTCACCGCTCGATTCGCCAGCGGCGCCATCGGCGTCTTCGAGGCGACCCGGTTCGCGACCGGGCGCAAGAACGCGCTGCGGCTCGAGATCAACGGCACCCTCGGCTCGATCGCGTTCGACCTGGAGGACATGAACGTCCTCGAGCTGTTCGACGCGACCGAGGACCCCGCGATCGCCGGCTTCCGCCGGATCCTGGTGACCGAGGCCTCCCACCCCTACATCGCCGCGTGGTGGCCGCCCGGGCACGGGCTCGGCTACGAGCACGGGTTCACCCACCAGGTCGTCGACCTGGTCAGCGACATCGCGAGAGGTGCCGACCCCACGCCGTCGTTCGCCGACGGTCTGGCGGTGCAGCGCGTGCTCGCGGCGGTCGAGGCCAGCGCCTCCGACGGCACGACCCATCAGACGGGTGCCGCCTCCGACTGA